From a region of the Streptomyces sp. NBC_01454 genome:
- a CDS encoding universal stress protein, with amino-acid sequence MAGHEIPEPADRKQVADPMADLEAAEQTRHSCDPAFRHGVVVGFDGSMSSERALAYAIGMARRLGSGLIIVHVANRLPTTVWAGCEPPVFVDVPDHRTEVLGLELACADHLAEVPWILVERGGDICHELEEVGQEYEADAIVVGSTHGLVGRIFGSVAGRLARRARRPVIVIP; translated from the coding sequence ATGGCCGGTCACGAAATCCCCGAACCCGCGGACCGCAAGCAGGTCGCCGATCCGATGGCGGACCTCGAAGCGGCGGAACAGACACGCCACTCCTGCGACCCCGCCTTCCGCCACGGCGTCGTGGTCGGCTTCGACGGCTCCATGTCGAGCGAGCGGGCGTTGGCGTATGCAATCGGTATGGCCCGGCGCCTCGGCTCCGGGTTGATCATCGTCCATGTGGCCAACCGGCTGCCGACGACCGTCTGGGCGGGCTGTGAGCCCCCGGTCTTCGTGGATGTGCCGGATCACCGCACCGAGGTCCTCGGCCTGGAGCTGGCCTGCGCCGACCATCTCGCCGAGGTCCCCTGGATCCTCGTCGAGCGCGGCGGTGACATCTGTCACGAGCTGGAGGAGGTCGGCCAGGAGTACGAGGCCGACGCGATCGTGGTCGGCTCCACGCACGGTCTGGTCGGCCGGATCTTCGGCTCGGTCGCCGGACGGCTGGCCCGCCGGGCCCGGCGCCCGGTCATCGTGATTCCCTGA
- the glmS gene encoding glutamine--fructose-6-phosphate transaminase (isomerizing) — translation MCGIVGYIGKREVAPLLLEGLQRLEYRGYDSAGIAIHAKGTGKAAGGLKTAKAKGRVRELESRLPKRFAGSTGIAHTRWATHGAPTDENAHPHLDTEGKVAVVHNGIIDNASDLRARLTAEGVVFASETDTEVLAHLIGRSTAEKLEERVREALRHIEGTYGIAVLHADFPDRIVVARNGSPVVLGIGEHEMFVSSDVAALVSHTRQVVTLDDGEMATLKADDYRTYTTEGSRTTSAPETVEYAAESYDLGGHDTYMHKEISEQAEAVDRALRGRIDDRFSTVHLGGLNLDAREARGVRRVKILGCGTSYHAGQIGAQMIEELARIPSDAEPASEFRYRDPVVDPDTLYVAVSQSGETYDVLAAVQELKRKGARVLGLVNVVGSAIARETDGGIYVHAGPEVCVVSTKCFTNMVVSFALLALHLGRIRDLSVADGKRIIDGLRKLPGQIDEILKGEEEIKKLSASYADAKSMMFIGRVRGYPVAREASLKLKEVSYIHAEAYPASELKHGPLALIEPAMPTVAIVPDDDLLEKNRAALEEIKARSGRILAVAHQEQEKADHTIVVPKNEPELDPILMGIPLQLLAYHTALALGRDIDKPRNLAKSVTVE, via the coding sequence ATGTGCGGGATCGTCGGCTACATCGGCAAACGTGAGGTCGCTCCGCTGCTCCTGGAGGGCCTGCAGCGCCTGGAGTACCGCGGCTACGACTCGGCGGGCATCGCCATCCACGCCAAGGGCACCGGCAAGGCCGCGGGCGGCCTGAAGACCGCCAAGGCCAAGGGCCGGGTCCGGGAGCTGGAATCCCGGCTGCCGAAGCGCTTCGCGGGCTCCACCGGCATCGCGCACACCCGCTGGGCCACCCATGGTGCCCCCACCGATGAGAACGCCCACCCGCACCTCGACACCGAGGGCAAGGTCGCCGTCGTCCACAACGGCATCATCGACAACGCCTCGGACCTGCGCGCCCGGCTGACCGCCGAGGGCGTCGTCTTCGCCTCCGAGACGGACACCGAGGTGCTGGCCCACCTGATCGGCCGCTCCACGGCCGAGAAGCTGGAGGAGCGGGTCCGCGAGGCACTGCGGCACATCGAGGGCACCTACGGCATCGCCGTGCTGCACGCCGACTTCCCCGACCGCATCGTGGTCGCCCGCAACGGCTCCCCGGTCGTCCTCGGCATCGGCGAGCACGAGATGTTCGTCTCCTCGGACGTCGCCGCGCTGGTCTCGCACACCCGCCAGGTCGTCACCCTCGACGACGGCGAGATGGCCACTCTCAAGGCCGACGACTACCGCACGTACACCACCGAGGGCTCGCGGACCACGTCCGCTCCGGAGACCGTCGAGTACGCGGCCGAGTCGTACGACCTGGGCGGCCACGACACGTACATGCACAAGGAGATCTCCGAGCAGGCGGAGGCGGTGGACCGTGCGCTGCGCGGACGGATCGACGACCGTTTCTCCACCGTGCACCTCGGCGGCCTGAACCTCGACGCCCGTGAGGCGCGCGGGGTGCGCCGGGTGAAGATCCTGGGCTGCGGCACCTCGTACCACGCGGGCCAGATCGGCGCCCAGATGATCGAGGAGCTGGCCCGGATCCCCTCGGACGCCGAGCCGGCCTCCGAGTTCCGCTACCGCGACCCGGTCGTGGACCCCGACACGCTGTACGTGGCGGTCTCCCAGTCCGGTGAGACCTACGACGTGCTGGCGGCCGTCCAGGAGCTCAAGCGCAAGGGCGCGCGGGTGCTGGGCCTGGTGAACGTGGTCGGCTCGGCGATCGCCCGGGAGACCGACGGCGGCATCTACGTGCACGCCGGCCCCGAGGTCTGCGTGGTCTCCACCAAGTGCTTCACCAACATGGTGGTCTCCTTCGCGCTGCTCGCCCTGCACCTGGGCCGGATCCGTGACCTCTCGGTCGCGGACGGCAAGCGGATCATCGACGGCCTGCGCAAGCTGCCCGGCCAGATCGACGAGATCCTCAAGGGCGAGGAAGAGATCAAGAAGCTGTCGGCCTCCTACGCGGACGCCAAGTCGATGATGTTCATCGGCCGGGTGCGCGGCTACCCAGTGGCCCGTGAGGCGTCCCTGAAGCTCAAGGAGGTCTCCTACATCCACGCGGAGGCCTACCCGGCCTCGGAGCTCAAGCACGGCCCGCTGGCCCTCATCGAGCCCGCGATGCCGACCGTCGCGATCGTCCCCGACGACGATCTGCTGGAGAAGAACCGCGCCGCGCTGGAGGAGATCAAGGCCCGCAGCGGCCGCATCCTGGCCGTCGCGCACCAGGAGCAGGAGAAGGCCGACCACACCATCGTCGTCCCGAAGAACGAGCCCGAGCTGGACCCGATCCTCATGGGCATCCCGCTCCAACTGCTCGCCTACCACACGGCCTTGGCCCTCGGCCGCGACATCGACAAGCCCCGCAACCTGGCCAAGTCCGTCACGGTGGAATAG
- a CDS encoding beta-N-acetylhexosaminidase has translation MRRRRLLFSLLLVAAAGLGTAAVPPQGATGATARAATPLDRVIPAPASVHGGGAAVTLGAHTPLRVPGGSGEARRIAGHLAGLLRPATGFAFPVTTKSGRDGIVLRLGGSGTGGLGAEGYRLTSGGRTVTLSAARPAGLFHAVQTLRQLLPLDGQRGARSGPWRIAGGTIADSPRYAYRGAMLDVSRHFFTVAQVKRYIDQLAMYKINKLHLHLSDDQGWRIALTSWPRLATYGGSTQVGGGKGGYYTKDDYREIVRYAADRYLTVVPEIDMPGHTNAALASYAELNCNGQAPPLYTGTNVGFSSLCVPKKVTYDFVDDVIRELAALTPGRSLHIGGDEAHSTSHADYVAFMDKVQPVVAKYGKTVIGWHQLTGAHPAKGAVAQYWGYDKTGTAERTQVADAARNGTRLILSPADRAYLDMKYDKDTPLGLSWAGYVGVQRSYDWDPGRYLDGAPADSVLGVEAPLWSETLSTSAHIEYMAFPRLPGIAELGWSPAATHDWNDYKVRLAAQGPRWDALGIHYYRSPEVPWPAR, from the coding sequence ATGAGACGACGCAGACTGCTGTTCTCGCTGCTGCTGGTTGCCGCGGCGGGGCTGGGAACCGCCGCCGTACCGCCGCAGGGCGCCACCGGAGCCACCGCCCGGGCGGCCACCCCACTGGACCGCGTGATCCCCGCCCCCGCGTCCGTGCACGGCGGCGGCGCGGCCGTCACCCTCGGCGCGCACACCCCCCTCCGCGTCCCGGGCGGCTCCGGCGAGGCCCGGCGGATCGCCGGCCATCTCGCCGGGCTGCTGCGGCCCGCCACCGGCTTCGCCTTCCCGGTGACCACCAAGAGCGGCCGGGACGGCATCGTGCTGCGGCTCGGCGGCAGCGGCACCGGGGGACTGGGCGCCGAGGGCTACCGCCTGACCTCCGGCGGCCGCACGGTCACCCTCAGCGCCGCCCGCCCGGCCGGGCTCTTCCACGCCGTCCAGACGCTGCGCCAGCTGCTGCCCCTGGACGGGCAGCGGGGCGCCCGCAGCGGGCCCTGGCGGATCGCCGGGGGCACCATCGCCGACTCCCCGCGCTACGCCTACCGCGGGGCGATGCTCGACGTCTCCCGGCACTTCTTCACCGTCGCGCAGGTCAAGCGCTATATCGACCAGCTCGCCATGTACAAGATCAACAAGCTCCATCTGCACCTCTCCGACGACCAGGGCTGGCGGATCGCCCTCACGTCCTGGCCGCGGCTGGCGACCTACGGCGGCTCCACCCAGGTCGGCGGCGGCAAGGGCGGCTACTACACCAAGGACGACTACCGCGAGATCGTCCGCTACGCCGCCGACCGCTATCTGACCGTCGTCCCCGAGATCGACATGCCCGGCCACACCAATGCCGCGCTCGCCTCTTATGCCGAGCTCAACTGCAACGGCCAGGCCCCGCCGCTCTACACCGGCACCAACGTCGGCTTCAGCTCGCTGTGCGTGCCGAAGAAGGTGACCTACGACTTCGTGGACGACGTGATCCGCGAACTCGCGGCCCTGACACCCGGCCGCTCCCTCCACATCGGCGGCGACGAGGCGCACTCCACCAGCCACGCGGACTACGTCGCTTTCATGGACAAGGTGCAGCCGGTGGTCGCCAAATATGGCAAGACCGTGATCGGCTGGCACCAGCTGACCGGGGCGCACCCGGCCAAGGGCGCCGTCGCCCAGTACTGGGGCTATGACAAGACCGGCACGGCGGAGCGCACCCAGGTCGCCGACGCCGCCAGGAACGGCACCCGCCTGATCCTCTCGCCGGCCGACCGCGCCTACCTCGACATGAAGTACGACAAGGACACGCCGCTGGGCCTGTCCTGGGCCGGCTATGTCGGCGTCCAGCGGTCCTACGACTGGGACCCGGGCCGCTATCTCGACGGGGCGCCCGCGGACTCCGTCCTCGGCGTCGAGGCGCCCCTGTGGTCCGAGACCCTCTCCACCTCCGCGCACATCGAGTACATGGCCTTCCCGCGGCTGCCCGGCATCGCGGAGCTGGGCTGGTCCCCGGCCGCTACCCACGACTGGAACGACTACAAGGTGCGCCTGGCCGCCCAGGGGCCGCGCTGGGACGCCCTGGGCATCCACTACTACCGTTCACCGGAGGTGCCCTGGCCCGCGCGGTGA
- a CDS encoding acyl-CoA dehydrogenase family protein, with translation MSLDHRLPSELEELRRTVEAFAHDVVAPKIGEYYEQHAFPYEIVQEMGRMGLFGLPFPEEYGGMGGDYLALGIALEELARVDSSVAITLEAGVSLGAMPVYHFGTEEQKREWLPKLCSGEVLGAFGLTEPDGGSDAGATRTTAVRDGGDWVINGSKCFITNSGTDITGLVTVTAVTGRKDDGSPLISSIIVPSGTPGFTVGAPYSKVGWNASDTRELSFSGVRVPAANLLGQEGRGYAQFLRILDEGRIAIAALATGLAQGCVDESVRYAKERRAFGKPIGSNQAIQFKLADMEMRAHTSRLSWRHAASRLVHGEPFKKEAALAKLYSSEIAVDNAREATQIHGGYGFMNEYPVARMWRDAKILEIGEGTSEVQRMLIARELGV, from the coding sequence ATGTCCCTGGACCACCGTCTCCCCTCCGAGCTGGAAGAACTCCGGCGTACGGTCGAGGCGTTCGCGCACGACGTCGTCGCCCCGAAGATCGGCGAGTATTACGAGCAGCACGCGTTCCCGTACGAGATCGTGCAGGAGATGGGCCGGATGGGCCTGTTCGGCCTGCCGTTCCCCGAGGAGTACGGCGGGATGGGCGGCGACTACCTCGCGCTCGGCATCGCCCTGGAGGAGCTGGCCCGGGTCGACTCCTCGGTGGCCATCACCCTGGAGGCGGGCGTCTCCCTGGGCGCCATGCCGGTCTACCACTTCGGCACGGAGGAGCAGAAGCGCGAGTGGCTGCCCAAGCTGTGCAGCGGTGAGGTGCTGGGCGCCTTCGGCCTGACCGAGCCGGACGGCGGCTCGGACGCCGGCGCGACGCGGACGACCGCGGTGCGCGACGGCGGGGACTGGGTGATCAACGGCAGCAAGTGCTTCATCACCAACTCCGGTACGGACATCACCGGTCTGGTCACGGTCACCGCCGTCACCGGCCGTAAAGACGACGGCTCCCCCCTGATCTCCTCGATCATCGTCCCGTCCGGCACCCCGGGCTTCACCGTCGGCGCCCCGTACTCCAAGGTCGGCTGGAACGCCTCGGACACCCGCGAGCTCTCCTTCTCCGGCGTCCGGGTCCCGGCCGCCAACCTGCTGGGCCAGGAGGGCCGGGGCTACGCCCAGTTCCTGCGCATCCTCGACGAGGGCCGGATCGCCATCGCGGCGCTCGCCACCGGGCTCGCACAGGGCTGTGTGGACGAGTCGGTGCGCTACGCCAAGGAGCGGCGCGCCTTCGGCAAGCCGATCGGCAGCAACCAGGCGATCCAGTTCAAGCTCGCCGACATGGAGATGCGCGCCCACACCTCCCGGCTGTCCTGGCGCCATGCCGCCTCCCGGCTGGTGCACGGCGAGCCCTTCAAGAAGGAGGCCGCGCTCGCCAAGCTCTACTCGTCCGAGATCGCGGTGGACAACGCCCGGGAGGCGACCCAGATCCACGGCGGGTACGGCTTCATGAACGAGTACCCGGTCGCCCGGATGTGGCGGGACGCCAAGATCCTGGAGATCGGCGAGGGCACCAGCGAGGTCCAGCGGATGCTGATCGCCCGGGAGCTGGGCGTCTGA
- a CDS encoding hydroxymethylglutaryl-CoA lyase, whose product MTAAGLPMEVPAEGLPTRVRIHEVGARDGLQNERTVVPTEIKAEFIHRLAGAGLPLVEATSFVHPKWVPQLADAERLFPLLDDIDPHRLPVLVPNERGLDRALDLGARRIAVFGSATESFAKANLNRTVDAALAMFAPVIARAKDAGVHVRGYLSMCFGDPWEGPVPVAQTVRVCRELLDLGCDELSLGDTIGVATPGHVQHLLAALNEAGVATSRLGVHFHDTYGQALANTFAALQHGITTIDASAGGLGGCPYAKSATGNLATEDLVWMLHGLGIETGVDLGRLTATSVWMAEALGRPSPSRTLRALSHKE is encoded by the coding sequence ATGACCGCAGCCGGACTGCCGATGGAGGTCCCCGCGGAGGGACTGCCCACCCGCGTACGGATCCACGAGGTCGGCGCGCGCGACGGCCTGCAGAACGAGCGGACCGTCGTCCCCACCGAGATCAAGGCGGAGTTCATCCACCGTCTCGCCGGGGCGGGCCTGCCGCTGGTCGAGGCCACGAGCTTCGTGCACCCCAAGTGGGTGCCCCAGCTCGCCGACGCCGAGCGGCTGTTCCCGCTGCTGGACGACATCGATCCGCACCGCCTCCCGGTGCTGGTGCCCAACGAACGCGGCCTGGACCGCGCGCTGGACCTGGGCGCCCGCCGGATCGCGGTGTTCGGCAGCGCCACCGAGTCCTTCGCCAAGGCCAACCTCAACCGCACGGTCGACGCGGCGCTGGCGATGTTCGCGCCGGTCATCGCGCGGGCCAAGGACGCCGGGGTGCACGTCCGCGGCTATCTCTCGATGTGCTTCGGCGACCCCTGGGAGGGCCCGGTGCCCGTCGCGCAGACCGTCCGGGTCTGCCGGGAGCTGCTCGACCTGGGCTGTGACGAGCTGAGCCTGGGCGACACCATCGGCGTGGCCACCCCCGGCCATGTGCAGCATCTGCTCGCGGCCCTCAACGAGGCGGGCGTGGCCACCTCCCGCCTGGGCGTCCACTTCCACGACACCTACGGGCAGGCCCTCGCCAACACCTTCGCCGCGCTCCAGCACGGCATCACCACGATCGACGCCTCGGCGGGCGGCCTCGGCGGCTGCCCGTACGCCAAGAGCGCCACCGGCAACCTCGCCACCGAAGACCTGGTGTGGATGCTGCACGGCCTCGGCATCGAGACCGGCGTCGACCTCGGCCGGCTGACCGCCACCAGCGTGTGGATGGCCGAGGCCCTCGGGCGGCCGAGCCCCTCACGTACCCTCCGCGCCCTCTCCCACAAGGAGTGA
- a CDS encoding acetyl-CoA carboxylase biotin carboxylase subunit — translation MATNFDTVLIANRGEIAVRVIRTLRALGIRSVAVFSDADADARHVREADTAVRIGPAPAAESYLSVERLLDAAARTGAQAVHPGYGFLAENAAFARACADAGLVFIGPSAEAIELMGDKIRAKETVRQAGVPVVPGSSGSGLDDGQLAAAAREIGMPVLLKPSAGGGGKGMRLVREETLLADEIASARREARSSFGDDTLLVERWIDRPRHIEIQVLADGHGNVIHLGERECSLQRRHQKVIEEAPSVLLDETTRAAMGEAAVQAARSCGYRGAGTVEFIVPGKDPASYYFMEMNTRLQVEHPVTELVTGLDLVEWQLRVAAGEHLPYAQEDITLTGHAIEARICAEDPARDFLPTGGTVLALHEVQGEGTRTDSGLLAGVEVGSRYDPMLSKVIAHGPDRASALRRLRAALADTVILGVTTNAGFLRRLLAHPDVVSGELDTGLVEREAAGLVGGPAPDEVYAAAAAVRQAALEPAADGGGWRDPFAAPSGFRLGGEPAAVRHWLRVPGQDPVARDIRPDAPAGQVTPDRVRVTVDGVVHSFHRAGDWLGRDGDSWQVTDHDPVAAALRGAAGAHGADTLAAPMPGTVTVVKVAVGDDVAAGQGLLVVEAMKMEHVICAPHAGTVTELDVTAGSTVAMDQILAVIAPHEDPDGATASASASEGGQESAS, via the coding sequence ATGGCCACCAATTTCGACACCGTGCTCATCGCCAACCGCGGCGAGATCGCGGTCCGTGTCATCCGCACCCTGCGCGCCCTCGGCATCCGCTCGGTCGCGGTCTTCAGCGACGCGGACGCCGATGCCCGGCACGTCCGTGAGGCCGATACGGCCGTGCGGATCGGCCCGGCCCCGGCCGCCGAGAGCTATCTGTCCGTGGAGCGGCTGCTGGACGCGGCCGCCCGGACGGGTGCGCAGGCCGTCCACCCCGGCTACGGCTTCCTCGCCGAGAACGCCGCGTTCGCCCGCGCCTGCGCGGACGCCGGGCTGGTCTTCATCGGCCCGTCCGCCGAGGCCATCGAGCTGATGGGCGACAAGATCCGGGCCAAGGAGACGGTGCGCCAGGCCGGGGTCCCGGTCGTCCCCGGCTCCTCGGGCAGCGGCCTGGACGACGGCCAACTGGCCGCCGCGGCCCGGGAGATCGGCATGCCGGTGCTGCTCAAGCCGTCCGCGGGCGGCGGCGGCAAGGGCATGCGGCTGGTCCGCGAGGAGACGCTGCTGGCCGACGAGATCGCGTCCGCGCGCCGGGAGGCCCGCTCCTCCTTCGGCGATGACACCCTGCTCGTCGAGCGCTGGATCGACCGGCCCCGGCACATCGAGATCCAGGTCCTGGCCGACGGCCACGGCAACGTCATCCACCTCGGCGAGCGCGAGTGCTCCCTCCAGCGCCGTCACCAGAAGGTCATCGAGGAGGCCCCCTCGGTACTGCTCGACGAGACCACCCGCGCCGCGATGGGCGAGGCGGCCGTCCAGGCGGCCCGCTCCTGCGGCTACCGCGGCGCCGGCACCGTCGAGTTCATCGTCCCGGGCAAGGACCCCGCCTCCTACTACTTCATGGAGATGAACACCCGTCTCCAGGTGGAGCACCCGGTCACCGAGCTGGTCACGGGCCTGGACCTGGTGGAGTGGCAGCTGCGGGTCGCGGCCGGCGAGCATCTCCCGTACGCCCAGGAGGACATCACCCTGACCGGGCACGCCATCGAGGCCCGGATCTGTGCCGAGGACCCGGCCCGCGACTTCCTGCCGACCGGCGGCACGGTCCTGGCGCTGCACGAGGTGCAGGGCGAGGGGACGCGTACCGACTCCGGTCTGCTGGCCGGCGTGGAGGTCGGCAGCCGCTACGACCCGATGCTGTCCAAGGTCATCGCCCACGGCCCGGACCGGGCGAGCGCCCTGCGCCGGCTGCGGGCCGCGCTGGCCGACACCGTGATCCTCGGGGTGACGACGAACGCCGGGTTCCTGCGCAGGCTGCTGGCCCACCCGGACGTGGTCTCCGGCGAGCTGGACACCGGGCTGGTGGAGCGGGAGGCGGCCGGGCTGGTCGGCGGCCCGGCGCCGGACGAGGTGTACGCGGCGGCCGCGGCGGTGCGGCAGGCCGCGCTGGAGCCGGCGGCGGACGGCGGCGGCTGGCGCGACCCGTTCGCCGCGCCCAGCGGCTTCCGGCTCGGCGGGGAGCCCGCCGCCGTCCGCCACTGGCTGCGGGTGCCGGGCCAGGACCCCGTCGCCCGTGACATCCGGCCGGACGCGCCGGCCGGGCAGGTCACCCCGGACCGGGTGCGCGTCACCGTCGACGGGGTGGTGCACAGCTTCCACCGCGCCGGTGACTGGCTCGGCAGGGACGGCGACTCCTGGCAGGTGACCGATCACGACCCGGTGGCGGCGGCGCTGCGCGGGGCGGCCGGGGCGCACGGCGCGGACACCCTGGCAGCTCCCATGCCGGGCACCGTCACCGTCGTCAAGGTCGCCGTCGGCGACGACGTGGCCGCCGGCCAGGGCCTGTTGGTCGTGGAGGCGATGAAGATGGAACACGTCATCTGCGCACCGCACGCCGGGACCGTCACCGAACTGGACGTCACCGCCGGGTCGACCGTCGCCATGGACCAGATCCTGGCCGTGATCGCCCCGCACGAGGACCCCGACGGGGCCACCGCGTCCGCGAGCGCCTCCGAGGGCGGGCAGGAGAGCGCCTCATGA
- a CDS encoding carboxyl transferase domain-containing protein gives MEQAPVLGSTADPASDSWRANEAAHRELAAQLREKLAAARLGGGEKARARHTARGKLLPRDRVDALLDPGSPFLELAPLAAEGMYGGAAPAAGVIAGIGRVSGRETVIVANDATVKGGTYYPMTVKKHLRAQEIALENRLPCLYLVDSGGAFLPMQDEVFPDREHFGRIFYNQARMSGAGIPQIAAVLGSCTAGGAYVPAMSDEAVIVRNQGTIFLGGPPLVKAATGEVVTAEELGGGEVHSRTSGVTDHLAEDDAHALRLVRTIVGTLGERAPLPWTVRTVEEPKADPAGLYGVVPADSRTPYDVREVIARLVDGSRFAEFKAEYGTTLVTGFAHLHGHPVGIVANNGILFSESAQKGAHFIELCDQRGIPLLFLQNISGFMVGRSYEAGGIAKHGAKMVTAVACTRVPKLTVVIGGSYGAGNYSMCGRAYSPRFLWMWPNAKISVMGGEQAASVLATVKRDQLEARGEEWSAEEEDAFKAPVRAQYETQGNAYYATARLWDDGVIDPLETRQVLGLALTACANAPLPEKDSTAPGYGVFRM, from the coding sequence ATGGAGCAGGCACCGGTGCTGGGGAGTACCGCCGATCCGGCGTCCGACTCCTGGCGTGCCAACGAGGCCGCGCACCGCGAGCTGGCCGCACAGCTGCGCGAGAAGCTCGCGGCGGCCCGGCTGGGCGGCGGCGAGAAGGCCCGGGCGCGGCACACCGCGCGCGGCAAGCTGCTGCCGCGCGACCGGGTGGACGCCCTGCTGGACCCCGGCTCGCCGTTCCTGGAGCTGGCGCCGCTGGCCGCGGAGGGGATGTACGGCGGGGCCGCACCGGCCGCGGGGGTGATCGCCGGCATCGGCCGGGTCTCCGGCCGCGAGACGGTGATCGTCGCCAATGACGCCACGGTCAAGGGCGGCACGTACTACCCGATGACGGTCAAGAAGCATCTGCGGGCGCAGGAGATCGCCCTGGAGAACCGCCTGCCCTGTCTGTATCTCGTGGACTCCGGCGGCGCCTTCCTGCCGATGCAGGACGAGGTCTTCCCCGACCGGGAGCACTTCGGGCGGATCTTCTACAACCAGGCGCGGATGTCGGGCGCGGGGATTCCGCAGATCGCCGCGGTGCTGGGCTCGTGCACGGCCGGCGGCGCGTACGTCCCCGCCATGAGCGACGAGGCCGTGATCGTCCGCAACCAGGGCACGATCTTCCTCGGCGGGCCGCCGCTGGTGAAGGCCGCCACCGGCGAGGTCGTCACCGCCGAGGAGCTGGGCGGCGGCGAGGTGCACTCCAGGACCTCCGGCGTCACCGACCACCTCGCCGAGGACGACGCACATGCGCTGCGCCTGGTGCGCACCATCGTCGGAACCCTCGGCGAGCGCGCGCCGCTCCCCTGGACGGTGCGGACCGTCGAGGAGCCCAAGGCCGATCCGGCCGGGCTGTACGGCGTGGTGCCCGCGGACTCCCGTACGCCCTACGACGTCCGGGAGGTGATCGCCCGCCTCGTGGACGGCTCGCGCTTCGCGGAGTTCAAGGCGGAGTACGGCACGACGCTGGTCACCGGCTTCGCCCATCTCCACGGCCACCCGGTCGGCATCGTCGCCAACAACGGCATCCTGTTCTCCGAATCCGCCCAGAAGGGCGCCCACTTCATCGAGCTGTGCGACCAGCGCGGCATCCCGCTGCTGTTCCTGCAGAACATCTCCGGCTTCATGGTGGGGCGTTCGTACGAGGCCGGCGGCATCGCCAAGCACGGCGCGAAGATGGTGACGGCCGTGGCCTGCACCCGCGTGCCCAAGCTGACGGTCGTCATCGGCGGCTCCTACGGGGCAGGCAACTACTCCATGTGCGGCCGGGCCTACTCCCCCCGCTTCCTGTGGATGTGGCCGAACGCCAAGATCTCGGTGATGGGCGGCGAACAGGCCGCCTCCGTCCTCGCGACCGTCAAGCGTGACCAGCTGGAAGCGCGCGGCGAGGAGTGGAGCGCCGAGGAGGAGGACGCCTTCAAGGCGCCGGTCCGCGCGCAGTACGAGACCCAGGGCAACGCCTACTACGCGACCGCGCGGCTGTGGGACGACGGCGTGATCGACCCGCTGGAGACCCGGCAGGTGCTGGGTCTGGCGCTGACCGCCTGTGCCAACGCGCCGCTCCCCGAAAAGGACAGCACCGCGCCCGGCTACGGCGTCTTCCGGATGTGA
- a CDS encoding SACE_7040 family transcriptional regulator: protein MSNAQAPAPISRREQILREAARLFAERGFHGVGVDEIGAAVGISGPGLYRHFAGKDAMLAELLVGISERLLAGGRMRVAEGGESPEAVLHALIDGHIDFALDDRPLITLHDRELDRLREADRKRVRQLQRQYVELWVEVVREVYPVYVEAEARSAVHAVFGLLNSTPHLSARAGLPPRAATESLLKRLALGAFAAAADRDRLPVE, encoded by the coding sequence ATGAGTAATGCGCAGGCCCCCGCCCCGATCAGCCGCCGTGAGCAGATCCTCAGGGAGGCGGCCCGGCTCTTCGCGGAGCGCGGTTTTCACGGCGTGGGCGTGGATGAAATAGGGGCCGCCGTGGGCATCTCGGGCCCCGGCCTCTACCGGCACTTCGCCGGCAAGGACGCCATGCTCGCCGAGCTGCTGGTCGGCATCAGCGAGCGGCTGCTCGCCGGGGGCCGGATGCGGGTCGCGGAGGGCGGCGAGAGCCCCGAGGCGGTGCTGCACGCACTGATCGACGGCCATATCGACTTCGCGCTGGACGACCGCCCGCTGATCACCCTGCACGACCGTGAGCTGGACCGGCTGCGCGAGGCCGACCGCAAGCGGGTCCGCCAGCTCCAGCGGCAGTATGTGGAGCTGTGGGTGGAGGTCGTGCGGGAGGTCTATCCCGTTTACGTGGAGGCCGAGGCCCGGTCCGCGGTCCACGCGGTCTTCGGCCTGCTCAACTCCACGCCGCACCTCAGTGCGCGCGCCGGCCTGCCGCCCCGTGCGGCCACCGAGTCCCTGCTCAAGCGGCTCGCCCTGGGGGCGTTCGCGGCGGCGGCGGACCGGGACCGACTGCCGGTGGAGTGA